The following proteins come from a genomic window of Nostoc sp. TCL26-01:
- the cobQ gene encoding cobyric acid synthase CobQ, translating into MKSIMVVGTTSHAGKSLLTTAICRILSRRGWRVAPFKGQNMALNAYVTANGGEIGYAQAVQAWAAGVVPWVEMNPILLKPQGDMTSQVIIRGRPVGKVNAADYYEQYFEIGWRAIEESLQHLGTEFDLIVCEGAGSPAEINLKHRDLTNMRVAKHLNASTILVVDIDRGGAFAHVVGTLELLEPDERLLIKGIVINKFRGQRSLLEPGIKWLQERTGIPVVGVIPYLQELFPAEDSLDLMERKPQKAQTDLNITVIRLPRIANFTDFDPLESEPTVSVKYISPKHDLGHPDAVIIPGTKTTIADLILLQKSGMAEAIQNYAASGGTVLGICGGYQILGQIIADPEGIEGQAGRYQGLNLLPIRTVITGQKIARQRQVTSNFPQMGLPVNGFEIHQGRSRVEQQADNQAFQPLFDDVNLGLVDSCQSVWGSYLHGLFDNGPWRRAWLNRLRQQRGLKSLPTGVANYREQREQMLDSLATEVENHLDITPFLP; encoded by the coding sequence ATGAAATCAATTATGGTAGTGGGAACTACATCCCACGCAGGGAAATCACTCTTAACTACAGCTATTTGTCGTATTTTATCGCGGCGTGGCTGGCGAGTGGCTCCCTTTAAAGGACAAAATATGGCTTTAAATGCCTATGTTACAGCCAACGGGGGAGAAATTGGCTATGCTCAAGCGGTGCAAGCTTGGGCCGCCGGAGTTGTACCTTGGGTAGAAATGAATCCAATTTTGCTCAAGCCTCAAGGTGATATGACCTCTCAAGTTATTATCAGGGGTAGACCTGTAGGTAAAGTTAACGCTGCTGACTACTACGAACAATATTTTGAAATAGGTTGGCGAGCAATTGAAGAATCTTTACAACACTTAGGTACGGAATTTGATTTAATTGTTTGCGAAGGTGCAGGTAGTCCAGCAGAAATCAACCTCAAGCACCGCGACTTAACTAATATGCGGGTGGCAAAACATTTAAATGCCTCAACTATATTAGTAGTTGATATTGACCGTGGCGGGGCTTTTGCTCATGTAGTCGGTACACTGGAGTTACTAGAACCAGACGAACGTCTACTGATTAAAGGTATTGTCATCAACAAGTTTCGCGGACAGCGATCGCTTCTAGAACCAGGAATCAAATGGTTACAAGAACGTACTGGTATCCCTGTTGTTGGCGTTATCCCCTATTTACAAGAACTATTCCCAGCTGAAGATTCTCTCGATTTAATGGAGAGGAAACCCCAAAAAGCACAGACGGATCTCAACATCACTGTGATTCGTCTACCCAGAATCGCTAATTTCACTGACTTTGATCCTCTAGAATCAGAACCCACTGTCTCAGTTAAATACATCAGTCCCAAACATGATTTAGGACACCCAGATGCCGTAATTATCCCCGGAACTAAAACCACAATTGCCGACTTAATCCTACTGCAAAAAAGCGGCATGGCAGAAGCGATCCAAAATTATGCAGCATCTGGCGGGACAGTTTTAGGTATTTGTGGCGGCTACCAAATCTTAGGGCAAATCATCGCTGATCCGGAAGGTATCGAAGGACAAGCTGGTAGATATCAAGGCTTAAATCTGTTACCCATTAGAACTGTGATTACAGGGCAAAAAATTGCTCGTCAACGGCAAGTTACCTCTAATTTTCCCCAGATGGGTTTGCCTGTCAACGGATTTGAAATTCATCAAGGGCGATCGCGTGTAGAACAACAAGCAGATAACCAAGCCTTCCAACCTCTATTTGATGATGTTAACTTAGGGTTGGTGGATAGCTGTCAATCAGTATGGGGCAGTTACCTCCACGGACTATTTGATAATGGCCCTTGGCGACGTGCTTGGTTAAATCGTCTCCGTCAACAACGAGGTTTAAAATCTTTGCCGACAGGCGTGGCTAACTACCGAGAACAGCGAGAGCAAATGTTAGATAGTCTAGCTACGGAAGTAGAAAATCATTTGGATATAACGCCCTTTTTGCCCTAG
- a CDS encoding 2Fe-2S iron-sulfur cluster binding domain-containing protein, whose protein sequence is MSIRVRFLPDDITVDAQVGEPLLDVADRAGVFIPTGCLMGSCFACTVELEDGDSLRACIASVPAGREELTIHLFSDPTW, encoded by the coding sequence ATGAGTATTCGCGTCCGATTTTTGCCAGATGACATCACCGTTGATGCCCAAGTGGGAGAACCTCTGTTAGATGTAGCCGATCGGGCTGGGGTATTTATTCCCACTGGTTGTTTGATGGGTTCCTGTTTTGCTTGCACTGTAGAACTTGAAGATGGAGATAGTCTCCGGGCTTGCATTGCATCTGTACCAGCCGGACGCGAAGAATTAACAATTCACTTGTTTAGCGATCCAACTTGGTAG
- a CDS encoding type II toxin-antitoxin system HicB family antitoxin: MSKLKYSMVIQWSEEDNCFLVGLPDFPGQRWRTHGDTYESAVANGIEAIESLIIAYAAVGDPLPEPTVCHAA, encoded by the coding sequence ATGAGTAAGCTCAAATACTCAATGGTGATTCAGTGGTCTGAAGAAGATAACTGTTTTTTGGTGGGATTACCTGATTTTCCTGGACAACGTTGGCGCACTCATGGCGATACTTATGAATCAGCAGTTGCTAACGGAATAGAAGCGATAGAGTCGCTAATTATTGCTTACGCAGCTGTAGGTGATCCGCTTCCAGAGCCTACAGTTTGTCACGCTGCATAA
- a CDS encoding CDP-diacylglycerol diphosphatase, with product MSITTIANSQPSDRDYLWKKVQTCIKNQQDKNNPSPCLYVDLQKKYAVANGSHQVEYLLLPTNKVSGIDDPQILKQNSPNYWQYTWEKANEYIPQKESKVKYRNQIGLAINSQESRMQDQLHIHMSCIDKDVSFRLDKAEQNKQITSQWTQTPNISLKGHQYSVKILENDSLKYNNPFHLVAKIVTPSEMGHQSIAIAGRKKQGFYIIKDQSQGLHKAAAEELLDENCQTQK from the coding sequence TTGAGCATAACTACTATTGCCAATTCACAACCTAGTGATAGAGATTATCTTTGGAAAAAAGTTCAGACTTGTATTAAAAATCAACAGGATAAAAATAATCCATCCCCATGCCTTTATGTTGATCTTCAGAAAAAGTATGCTGTGGCAAATGGGAGTCATCAAGTTGAATATTTATTACTGCCAACTAATAAAGTTTCCGGCATAGACGACCCCCAAATATTGAAGCAAAATTCCCCAAATTATTGGCAATATACCTGGGAAAAAGCTAATGAATATATACCCCAAAAAGAATCTAAAGTGAAATACCGGAACCAAATAGGATTAGCTATTAATTCTCAAGAATCTCGGATGCAAGATCAATTACATATTCATATGTCTTGTATTGATAAAGATGTGAGTTTCAGACTTGATAAAGCTGAACAGAATAAACAAATTACCTCACAATGGACACAAACCCCCAACATTTCTCTTAAGGGTCATCAATATAGTGTTAAAATTTTAGAAAATGATTCACTTAAATATAATAATCCTTTCCATCTGGTAGCTAAAATAGTCACTCCATCAGAAATGGGACACCAAAGTATTGCTATAGCTGGGAGAAAGAAGCAGGGATTTTATATCATCAAAGATCAATCTCAAGGTTTACATAAAGCTGCTGCGGAAGAACTGCTTGACGAAAATTGTCAAACTCAAAAATAG
- the topA gene encoding type I DNA topoisomerase encodes MPKRLLVVESPGKVKKLSQILGTEWIVRASCGHIRELSDEGEDSLGFSMDGSSVRCNYIPRDQRSKETIQQLKTVAKQVSEVVLATDPDREGETIAWHLKEVLGLREPKRVVYTEITASAVRNAIANPRKLDQNLVGAGLCRDCLDKLVGYKGSPLVWALNNGAKSVGRVQSATLHLICQREQEIQTFVPQDYWSVWVDYQEGFRAFYKGMVNGRSDTAEAETEVHDDAASNSTAAPESTRVLSAAEATRLVEEARRHPHKIIQFEGKIANRQPPPPFITSTLQQAAGSRLKFAPEKTMQLAQKLYEAGLITYMRTDSVMLSPEFCTSARQWLEQNDPENVPQQVARHRSSKTAQQGHEAIRPTDVFRPSAQLRVELLPDEFNLYVMIWKRAIASQCRPAQLRKTLVIIQSGQILWQARGQVVEFLGYARYWSNLSKDTLLPTLQQGQILNLENAGHEKKQTQPPPRYSEPKLVQLMERRGIGRPSTYSPTIATLKKRGYIELTKDHLHPTSLGLEVDTFLQKALPDLLEAEFTAKMEDALDAIAQGKQPWQHYLTTWNQSYFAPALAKAKTVVVNSSHTTKTYPSRQYEKSRTRCPDCHNFLVKIPSTKVKKKYFLKCNSGCENTVLFWNELTKTWQPPKTKDVNNQTQTSFTKPSAKLTAYPCPVCKKPLEEYSYTKDGQSKTMLRCSTSPPRTDKKHQDVAYFSTPKGWWSPKFGELSLEKKPGKSQK; translated from the coding sequence ATGCCGAAACGCCTATTAGTCGTGGAATCTCCAGGTAAGGTCAAAAAGCTCAGTCAAATTCTGGGGACAGAGTGGATTGTGCGTGCTTCTTGTGGTCACATTCGAGAACTCAGTGATGAAGGTGAGGATTCACTGGGTTTTAGTATGGATGGTAGTAGTGTGCGATGTAATTATATACCGCGTGACCAACGCTCGAAAGAAACGATTCAGCAGTTGAAGACAGTAGCCAAACAGGTAAGCGAAGTAGTTTTAGCGACTGATCCCGACAGAGAAGGAGAAACGATCGCTTGGCATCTCAAAGAAGTACTAGGATTAAGAGAACCGAAACGAGTAGTCTATACAGAGATTACAGCCTCGGCGGTGCGGAATGCGATCGCTAATCCTCGCAAACTTGACCAGAATTTAGTTGGGGCAGGATTATGTCGAGATTGCCTAGATAAGCTCGTTGGTTATAAAGGTAGTCCGTTGGTTTGGGCTTTAAACAATGGTGCAAAGAGTGTCGGTAGAGTCCAAAGTGCCACACTCCACTTGATTTGTCAAAGAGAGCAAGAGATTCAAACCTTTGTTCCCCAAGATTACTGGAGTGTTTGGGTTGACTACCAAGAAGGTTTTCGGGCATTTTACAAGGGGATGGTGAATGGGCGTTCAGATACCGCAGAAGCAGAAACGGAAGTGCATGACGATGCGGCTAGTAATAGTACAGCAGCACCAGAATCTACCCGCGTTCTTTCCGCAGCCGAAGCCACACGTTTAGTTGAAGAAGCACGGCGACACCCCCACAAAATCATTCAATTTGAGGGAAAAATCGCCAACCGTCAACCACCCCCACCCTTTATCACCTCTACCCTTCAGCAAGCTGCCGGTTCTCGGTTAAAGTTTGCGCCGGAAAAGACAATGCAGCTAGCACAAAAGCTGTATGAAGCAGGATTGATTACATATATGCGGACAGATTCAGTGATGTTGAGTCCGGAATTTTGTACTAGCGCCCGTCAGTGGTTAGAACAGAATGATCCTGAAAATGTCCCCCAACAAGTTGCTAGACATCGGAGTAGCAAGACAGCCCAACAAGGACATGAAGCAATTCGCCCGACAGATGTGTTTCGTCCTTCTGCTCAATTGCGAGTAGAACTATTACCAGATGAGTTTAACTTGTACGTGATGATTTGGAAACGAGCGATCGCTTCTCAATGTCGTCCAGCCCAACTGCGAAAAACTTTGGTAATCATCCAATCTGGTCAAATTCTCTGGCAAGCTAGAGGGCAAGTAGTCGAATTCCTTGGTTATGCCCGGTATTGGTCAAACTTAAGCAAAGATACCCTCTTACCTACCTTACAACAAGGGCAGATACTGAATCTAGAAAACGCCGGTCATGAGAAAAAACAAACCCAACCGCCACCACGTTACAGCGAACCAAAATTAGTTCAACTGATGGAACGCAGAGGTATCGGTCGTCCCAGTACCTATTCTCCCACCATTGCCACCTTGAAAAAACGCGGTTACATCGAGCTAACCAAAGATCATCTCCACCCCACCAGTTTGGGATTAGAAGTTGATACTTTTTTACAGAAAGCCTTGCCAGATTTACTGGAGGCAGAATTTACCGCTAAGATGGAAGATGCGTTAGATGCGATCGCCCAAGGTAAGCAACCCTGGCAACATTACCTGACAACTTGGAACCAAAGTTATTTTGCCCCTGCTTTAGCCAAAGCCAAAACTGTTGTTGTTAATTCATCTCATACAACTAAAACCTATCCCTCACGCCAATACGAAAAAAGTAGAACACGCTGTCCTGATTGCCATAACTTTCTGGTGAAAATTCCCAGCACTAAAGTTAAGAAGAAATACTTTCTCAAATGCAATAGCGGATGCGAAAATACCGTCCTCTTTTGGAATGAACTAACTAAAACTTGGCAACCACCCAAAACCAAAGATGTCAACAACCAAACACAAACATCTTTCACAAAACCATCTGCCAAGTTAACAGCATATCCTTGCCCAGTATGTAAAAAACCTTTAGAAGAATACAGTTACACCAAAGACGGACAAAGCAAAACCATGCTGCGTTGTTCCACTTCTCCACCTCGAACTGATAAAAAACATCAAGATGTGGCCTACTTCAGTACGCCAAAAGGTTGGTGGAGTCCCAAGTTTGGCGAATTGAGTCTAGAGAAGAAGCCAGGGAAATCCCAAAAATAA
- a CDS encoding site-2 protease family protein, whose translation MNGTIRVGNLFGIPFYIHPSWFLVLGLVTWSYGGGLMAQFPQLPGGLAFLLGLGTALLLFASVVAHELGHSFVALRQGIDVKSITLFIFGGLASLEKESKTPGEAFWVAIAGPLVSLILCGIVTVIGITTAASGVSAAILSVLASVNLALALFNLIPGLPLDGGNILKAIVWKVTGNPYKGVTFASRVGQVFGWVAIASGVLPLIFFGSLANVWNLLVGFFLLQNAGNAAQFARVQEKLTGLTAADAVTTDSPIVSANLSLREFADEQIVQGQNWRRFLVTNDVGQLVGAIALDDLRKIPTASWVETQIQQIMRPISQSTTINSDKPLLEVVELLEKQKLSALTVIRDNGVLVGILEKAAIIQLLQNQTQPA comes from the coding sequence ATGAATGGCACAATTCGCGTGGGTAATCTCTTCGGTATTCCTTTTTATATCCATCCGTCGTGGTTTTTAGTTCTGGGTTTAGTTACCTGGAGTTATGGCGGTGGATTAATGGCGCAATTTCCCCAACTACCTGGGGGGTTAGCGTTTTTACTGGGGTTGGGGACAGCGCTGTTGTTGTTTGCTTCTGTCGTCGCCCATGAATTAGGACATAGTTTTGTCGCCCTTCGCCAAGGAATTGATGTTAAATCCATCACATTATTTATATTTGGTGGCTTGGCGAGTTTAGAAAAAGAATCGAAAACCCCAGGTGAAGCTTTTTGGGTAGCGATCGCTGGCCCTTTAGTCAGTCTAATATTATGTGGTATCGTCACAGTCATTGGTATCACCACCGCAGCATCAGGAGTATCAGCAGCAATTCTCAGTGTTTTAGCTTCTGTCAACTTGGCATTAGCTTTGTTCAACTTAATTCCTGGCTTACCTTTAGATGGTGGTAACATTTTAAAAGCTATTGTCTGGAAAGTTACAGGTAATCCCTATAAAGGTGTCACCTTTGCTAGCCGAGTTGGACAGGTTTTTGGTTGGGTAGCGATCGCTTCTGGTGTACTTCCACTAATCTTTTTTGGTAGTCTGGCTAACGTTTGGAACTTACTAGTCGGCTTCTTCCTATTACAAAATGCGGGTAACGCCGCCCAATTTGCTAGAGTCCAAGAAAAACTCACAGGCTTAACAGCCGCCGATGCGGTAACAACTGACAGTCCAATTGTATCTGCCAATCTCAGCTTGAGAGAGTTTGCAGATGAGCAAATCGTCCAAGGACAAAACTGGCGACGGTTTTTAGTTACCAATGATGTAGGACAATTGGTAGGTGCGATCGCCCTTGATGATCTACGAAAAATCCCGACAGCATCATGGGTAGAAACTCAAATCCAGCAAATCATGCGCCCAATCTCTCAGTCCACCACTATCAACTCCGATAAACCGTTATTAGAAGTTGTGGAACTGCTGGAAAAACAAAAACTCTCTGCTTTAACTGTCATTCGTGACAATGGTGTATTGGTAGGAATTCTGGAAAAAGCCGCGATTATCCAGCTATTGCAAAACCAGACTCAACCTGCATAG
- a CDS encoding DUF2294 domain-containing protein has protein sequence MGYPTIGQLEREISQRVSSLYNEKLGQRPSQIICHFFDSELVISLENSVTQPERTLLDGGHERLAEQVRIFLDRIIKPYLKNIIEEVIGKPILDLMSNTNLVTGRTGIIVVLGQLPEVRNPESIPKSNWRNVVD, from the coding sequence ATGGGATACCCAACTATAGGACAACTCGAAAGAGAGATTTCGCAGCGTGTTAGTTCTTTGTATAACGAGAAGCTAGGACAGAGGCCGAGTCAAATTATTTGTCATTTTTTTGATTCAGAATTAGTGATTTCTCTAGAAAACTCTGTAACTCAACCTGAACGAACCTTGCTAGATGGAGGACATGAAAGATTAGCCGAACAAGTACGAATTTTTTTAGATAGAATCATTAAGCCATATTTAAAAAATATCATTGAAGAAGTGATTGGTAAACCCATTCTGGATTTAATGAGTAACACTAATTTGGTAACTGGGCGTACAGGGATAATTGTGGTTTTGGGACAGTTACCTGAAGTCCGGAATCCGGAATCTATTCCCAAATCAAATTGGAGAAATGTAGTTGATTGA
- a CDS encoding PleD family two-component system response regulator: protein MNRQPLILIVEQNLHELELLDSFLKSLKYNCICTKQGIRAAILAQNHQPDLIMLNMMLLDLSGSQVINYLKQDSKTAKIPIIAVVPFVLAQNQDKLFITGASDYITKPYNFGKLETLLKHYLNQLHFSNLIWE from the coding sequence ATGAATCGACAACCCTTAATTTTAATTGTAGAGCAGAATCTACATGAACTAGAATTACTAGATTCCTTTTTAAAAAGTCTAAAATATAACTGCATTTGTACCAAACAAGGAATCCGGGCAGCAATTTTAGCACAAAATCATCAACCAGACCTCATCATGCTAAACATGATGCTATTAGATTTAAGTGGAAGTCAGGTGATTAACTACCTTAAACAAGATTCAAAAACAGCAAAAATCCCCATCATTGCTGTTGTCCCTTTCGTTTTGGCGCAAAATCAAGACAAACTATTTATCACAGGAGCAAGTGATTATATTACTAAGCCTTATAATTTTGGCAAATTAGAGACTTTGCTAAAGCACTATCTCAATCAACTACATTTCTCCAATTTGATTTGGGAATAG
- a CDS encoding ABC transporter permease, whose translation MNNLNFFSDYLIASVTLAVPLAFAALGGMYSERSGVLNIALEGMLLTGAFTSAATTFYTGNPWLGMLAAVLFGGSVGLLHAFLCITLYVDQLVSGLAINLVASGLTSFLARLIFKGSNSQRLPGIPPLFQQDIFVYLLLMLVALSVYTLFHTSFGLTLRAVGEYPQAAATAGVSVSRVRYWAVVLSGCLASLGGAYLSLVQIKFFTEGISAGKGFIAIAALIFGRWHPIGSTLACLLFGATEALQLRIQALGVDIPYQFLIMLPYAIALLALLGLAGKSIPPQGLGVPYLPENHQDK comes from the coding sequence ATGAATAACCTCAACTTTTTCTCTGATTACCTCATCGCCAGCGTCACTTTAGCCGTACCTCTAGCCTTTGCGGCCCTTGGCGGAATGTATTCAGAACGTTCGGGAGTCTTGAATATAGCCTTAGAAGGGATGTTGTTGACTGGTGCTTTCACTAGTGCGGCTACTACTTTTTACACTGGTAATCCTTGGCTGGGGATGCTCGCTGCTGTGCTTTTTGGGGGATCAGTCGGTTTACTCCACGCTTTTTTATGTATAACTTTATATGTTGACCAATTAGTATCAGGATTAGCGATTAATCTAGTGGCAAGTGGATTAACATCGTTTTTAGCCAGACTGATATTTAAAGGTAGTAATAGCCAAAGATTACCGGGAATTCCCCCACTATTCCAGCAAGATATTTTTGTCTACTTGCTGCTGATGTTAGTAGCTTTGAGTGTGTATACTTTATTTCATACCAGTTTTGGGCTGACTTTGCGAGCAGTCGGGGAATATCCCCAAGCGGCGGCGACGGCTGGCGTGTCAGTATCACGGGTTAGATATTGGGCTGTAGTCCTGAGTGGTTGTTTGGCTAGTTTGGGAGGGGCTTATTTAAGCTTAGTCCAGATCAAATTTTTTACAGAAGGTATCAGCGCAGGTAAAGGATTTATTGCCATCGCTGCTTTAATCTTTGGTAGGTGGCATCCCATCGGTAGTACCCTAGCTTGTTTGTTGTTTGGTGCAACAGAAGCCTTACAGTTACGCATTCAAGCCTTGGGTGTGGATATTCCCTATCAGTTTTTAATTATGCTGCCTTATGCGATCGCTTTGTTAGCATTACTAGGGCTAGCTGGTAAATCCATACCTCCACAGGGCTTGGGTGTTCCCTACTTACCAGAAAATCATCAAGACAAATAA
- a CDS encoding ABC transporter permease → MITKNDVKLLPILSPLIAIASALIIGAILILLAGANPIIAYTALFQESFSTYFGFGNTLTKMTPLLFTSLGVLVALRAGQFNIGGEGQIYFGALGSTLVGLYVQGIPALIHIPLALFAGFVFGAIWGGIPGYLKAVRGVNEVITTLLLNYIAVNLVSYLVQNPLKAPAAPSPYSPLIAKSAQLPIILPQSLAHAGILLALITASILWVLLVRSPLGYQIAAVGFNPTAARYAKISVERTIILVMSLAGGLAGLAGASEVMGLKYRLFEQVSSGYGFDAIAIAFLSRGSISGVVLASLFFAALRSGANVMQRSAGVPVTIVYAIQGLTVLFIAISLALERVKTQRDAEV, encoded by the coding sequence ATGATCACAAAAAATGACGTAAAACTATTACCAATATTATCGCCCTTAATTGCCATCGCCTCTGCCCTCATCATTGGTGCTATCCTCATCCTTCTAGCTGGGGCAAATCCCATCATTGCTTACACAGCTTTATTTCAAGAATCCTTCTCTACCTACTTCGGATTTGGTAACACCCTCACCAAAATGACACCCTTATTATTTACCAGCTTAGGTGTCTTAGTCGCCTTACGGGCTGGGCAATTTAATATAGGTGGCGAAGGACAAATTTACTTTGGTGCATTGGGAAGCACCTTAGTCGGGTTATATGTGCAAGGCATCCCCGCTTTGATTCATATTCCCTTAGCACTGTTCGCCGGGTTTGTTTTTGGTGCAATTTGGGGTGGAATACCCGGTTATCTCAAAGCTGTGCGGGGAGTAAACGAAGTCATCACCACCTTACTATTAAATTACATTGCAGTGAACTTAGTCAGCTACTTAGTCCAAAACCCCTTGAAAGCACCAGCCGCACCTAGTCCCTATTCACCCTTAATTGCCAAATCTGCCCAGTTACCCATCATTCTCCCCCAGAGTCTAGCCCATGCAGGCATCTTACTAGCCCTAATCACAGCCAGCATATTGTGGGTATTATTAGTGCGATCGCCTCTAGGATACCAAATTGCCGCCGTTGGTTTTAACCCCACCGCCGCCCGTTATGCCAAAATCTCTGTAGAACGTACCATCATTTTAGTCATGTCCTTAGCTGGTGGTTTAGCTGGTTTAGCTGGTGCATCAGAAGTCATGGGTTTGAAATATCGCTTATTTGAACAGGTTTCCTCCGGTTATGGATTTGATGCCATAGCGATCGCCTTCTTAAGTCGCGGTAGTATTAGTGGTGTAGTTTTAGCTTCCCTATTTTTCGCCGCCTTGCGTAGTGGTGCAAATGTCATGCAACGCAGCGCTGGCGTACCCGTGACGATAGTTTATGCTATCCAAGGATTGACCGTATTATTTATTGCTATTAGCTTGGCACTGGAGAGAGTCAAAACCCAGAGGGACGCGGAAGTTTAA
- a CDS encoding AAA family ATPase, producing the protein MSKVEGFRVRNYRVLHDVTLGKLWNTQNAKPLTPMTAVIGKNGVGKSTIFDTFGFLADCLKNGVEEACDSRGRGGFERIRSQGQEGSIEFDIYYKEDRNARPITYELAIDIDSSGRPYVKRERLRQRRKGQGKGQPFSFLILNEGRGIAWKGEQEGKQVEEQEGDFDLSKLIEKIQRGEAEEESKETEVVELDDKRKLGIATLGSLKQHPRISVFRRFIEGWYLSYFTPDAARSLPLAGPQKHLNIHGDNLGNVVQFMEREHPRKFQSILEKIASKIPGVNKISTEKSPDGRLLLRFNDKGFQDPFYAQQMSDGTLKVFAYLLLLEDPSPPPFLCIEEPENGLYHKLLETLAREFREHATGQRGGSQVFVTTHQPYFVDALEPEEVWVLEKGEDGFAKIRRASEDPLINNLVSEGLPLGGLWYSDYLDAR; encoded by the coding sequence ATGTCTAAAGTAGAAGGCTTTAGGGTAAGAAATTATAGAGTTCTTCATGATGTCACCTTGGGCAAGCTATGGAACACACAAAATGCTAAACCATTAACGCCAATGACAGCTGTTATTGGTAAGAATGGTGTGGGAAAAAGTACAATTTTTGACACTTTTGGGTTTCTTGCAGACTGCTTGAAAAATGGAGTAGAAGAAGCGTGTGATTCTCGTGGTCGTGGGGGCTTTGAGAGAATTCGTTCCCAAGGACAAGAAGGAAGTATTGAGTTTGACATCTATTATAAAGAAGATCGTAATGCTCGACCAATTACCTATGAGTTGGCAATAGATATTGATTCATCTGGAAGACCTTATGTAAAAAGAGAGAGACTCAGACAACGAAGAAAAGGACAAGGCAAGGGACAACCTTTTTCTTTTCTTATTCTCAATGAAGGTAGAGGAATTGCCTGGAAAGGTGAACAAGAAGGTAAACAAGTTGAAGAACAAGAAGGTGATTTCGATTTATCAAAATTAATAGAAAAAATACAAAGAGGTGAAGCCGAAGAAGAGAGTAAAGAAACTGAAGTAGTTGAGCTTGATGATAAGCGAAAATTGGGGATTGCTACTTTAGGCTCACTTAAGCAACACCCAAGAATTTCTGTATTTCGTAGATTTATTGAGGGATGGTATTTAAGCTATTTTACTCCAGATGCCGCACGAAGTTTACCTCTGGCTGGCCCACAAAAACATCTGAATATTCATGGGGATAATCTGGGCAATGTAGTTCAGTTTATGGAAAGAGAGCATCCTAGAAAATTTCAATCTATACTTGAAAAGATAGCTAGTAAAATTCCAGGTGTCAACAAAATTAGTACTGAAAAAAGCCCAGATGGAAGACTCCTTTTGCGTTTTAATGACAAGGGTTTTCAAGACCCATTTTATGCTCAACAAATGTCGGATGGCACACTTAAAGTATTCGCTTATCTACTTTTGTTAGAAGATCCCTCACCACCACCATTTTTGTGTATCGAAGAACCTGAAAATGGACTTTATCATAAACTTTTAGAAACCTTAGCGCGAGAATTTCGAGAACACGCTACAGGTCAAAGGGGTGGTTCGCAAGTATTTGTGACAACACATCAACCATATTTTGTAGATGCCCTTGAACCTGAAGAGGTTTGGGTTTTGGAAAAGGGTGAGGATGGGTTTGCTAAAATTAGGCGAGCTAGTGAAGATCCTCTAATCAATAACCTTGTTTCTGAAGGTTTGCCCCTTGGCGGACTTTGGTACAGTGACTATTTGGATGCAAGGTGA